DNA from Polaribacter sp. NJDZ03:
AGGCTCTAATTGCTTCTGACTAGGCATAATTCTTTTAGAGCCTTGTTCAGTTTCCCCTATTTTTAAACAAGAAAATAATAAGAAACAAATCGCTAAATCATTTTTATCTAAAAGTTGTAACTTAATACTGTCTTTAAAATCATTATCAGAAAAAGATTCATCAATTTCTGCAATTTTTTCTCCGTTTTTTAGAATAGATATTTTCTTTTTAAAATGAATATTCGTTTCATAAGTAACCTCATCAACATCTATAGAAAAGATGGTTTTTCTATTGTTCTGAGAAATTAATTCGGTTAAAACGTCCTGACTATTCTTTATGGTAAACACCATTTTCCATTTCCAAAATTGAAATTGTTTGGTAATCTTATAAATTATTTTATCGTCTAAATTAAAAACCTCAGAACCAAATTTCCCAAAATCCATAAACCACTTAGAAGTGTATAATTTTTCTTCAGATGAAAAAAGATCTAAAGTATTATTAAAGTGTTTTATTTTATATAAATGAGTATTCATTAAATTACTTTCTTTTAAAAAAATTGACAATCAAATCTGGAAAATCTGTAAAAGCACCATCAATATCGGCTTCTATTAAGAGGGTTTCCATCATTTCTTCAAAGGTAGTGAACTCATCTAAAGAATCTGCTCTAAAAGTATAAGGATGCACTTTTAACCCCAATTTATGCGCATCGGAAACTAACGTGGTAAACTGCCACTTCTCTCCTACTTTTTTATCTAGTATTTGCTTATACCAAGGACCTATTCCGTCTGCATAGCTTGCAAAATGAGCCAATTGTTTTGTTTCTTCTTCAAACTCAATTAACTGCACCAAAAATAAGTCAGATTTTAATTCCTTTCTAATTCTCTCTAACTCTGCTGCATCAAAACATTGTAAAACACAATTGTCTTTTTTAGTTTTGTAACCATAATCAGCTAGAATTTCTAAAACAATTTCAGTGATCTTTCTTCCTTCTTTTTTATGAAAAGCTGGATCTTTAATTTCTGGATAAATCCCTATATTTTTTCCTGTAGACTTATTTAAGCCTTGTATCAATTCTATTTCTTCTTTAAAAGAATGCAGTTTAAAATTTCCTTTTCCCTTCGGATAACGGTTTGGGTAAAACTGTTTGCCTGTTTCGGGATTAAAACGCTCTGTAACTTTTAGCGTTTGTAATTCATTAAAAGTAAAATCGATTACATAAAAACGATTGTCTTTTCTTTTTCTATCCGGAAACATTAGCGCAACATTTGTTACATCATCTAAATAAATATCATGAATTACAATAGGCACATTGTCTTTACTTAACACCAAATCTTGCTCAATAAAATGAGGATTCATAGCGTACGCCATCGCTTTAGCTTCCATGGTATGTTCTGGTAAATAACCAGAAGCACCTCTGTGAGCAATCACAATTTTACTGTTCATATTCGTGTTTTTTTTAGATGGATTGCAAGAAATAAGTAGCAAACCAATCAAAAATAATGAAATTGAGTTCATTTCTATTAAAATTAGAAATTAAAGATATAACTTTTGTAATTTTGCAAGATGAAGTTAACGTTAAAAATAATGTTTGCTATCTTTTTAATTTGGATGGCAATTGGAATGTACCTTATAAATACAAGTCACGAAAAAGCACAAATTGTAATGGGTTTAGGTGTCTTTTACTTTTCTTTTCTATTTATGCCTTTCTTTATTTACTATAGATACAGAGATGGAAAATACAAGAAATATATTTTAAATGATGAAAAATTAAAGGCTGCTTTTAAAGATTTTGGAAAGGATTAATTAGTTCTCTTTTTTTAATAATTTTACCGCTATATAATAATGAATGCGTTAAAAAAAACAGCATCAGTATTTACACGATCGAGACGCTCGAGTTAGCAAAAATAGACAAGACATAAACACTAGTGCGAGCGACTCACTCTTACCATTACACCTGAATTTCAAAAAATAATATAACAAAAAAAAGTCTGGTTTTTAATAAAACCAGACTTTTTTTTGTTATATAAAATTCTACAAGAATTACCTTCTTCTCTTTTTAGAAGAAGTTGTTCTTGTAGCTTTTTTCTTTCTCTTATTAAAAGGAACCGGAACAGCATCATCAAAAGTATTCTTTACTTCTTTGGCGCTTTTGTTCTTTTTCCAAGAATTATTTTCTGGTAATAATTTCTGTAATAAATCTTGTCTTCCAACTTTGTTCAACGTGTTTTTAATCCAATCTTTATTTTCTTTCTTGTACCAAAAGAAAAATTTATGTTGGTCATCACGTTCCTTTTTAGTCTTCGGTGTTTTAGTTGGTTTTAAAGTATACGGGTGATATCCTGAATAATAAATTACCGTTGCAACCGTCATTGGTGTTGGTGTAAAACCTTGCACTTGCTCTAGCTGAAAGCCCATATCTTTGGTCTCTGCCGCTAAGTTTGCCATGTCTTCTACCTCACTTGCTGGGTGACTAGAAATAAAATACGGAATTAATTGTAAATTTAATTTCTTCTTAATATTTATCTTATCAAAACGCTCTTTAAACATGTGAAAATATTTAAAAGACGGTTTACGCATCAGTTTTAAAACAGGATCAGAAGTATGTTCTGGTGCTACTTTTAATCGACCAGAAACATGCTTGGTCATTACCTCTTCGGTATACGCATCCAATTCTTTTGGGTCAGCGTTTTTATTGAATTCTGGCACCAACATATCATGTCTAATTCCACTTCCAATAAAAGATTTTTTAATCTTGGGGTGCTTATCAACTGCTTGATATAATTCTGTTAAAGGCTTATGAGACGTATCTAAATTAGAACAAATTACAGGCGAAATACAACTCGGCGCAACACATTTGTCGCAAATAGATTGTACTTTCCCTTTCATCTGATACATATTTGCAGAAGGCCCACCAATGTCAGATAAATACCCTTTAAAGTCTGGCATATTTGCCACTTTATCAATTTCTCTTAAAACAGATTCCTGACTTCTACTTGCTATAAACTTTCCTTGGTGTGCAGAAATTGTACAAAAACTACAACCACCAAAACATCCTCTGTGAATGTTAATAGAAAATTTTATCATTTCAAACGCAGGTATTGGTCCACGTTTGTCATATTTTGGGTGCGGTAAACGTGTATAAGGCAAATCGAAAGAACCATCAATTTCCTTTTCTGTCATTGTTGGGTAAGGCGGATTAATCACCAAAGTATTCTCACCAACTTTTTGTAAAACCCTACGCGCTTTTAATTTATTAGACTCCTGCTCTATTACTTTAAAGTTAGAAGCAAATGTCTTTTTATCCTTTAAACAAGCCTCATGAGAATTAATAGTAACATCTTCCCAACCGTTAACAACAGGTAATTTCTCTACCTTTTCGTTAACGTAAATAGCCGTTTGTTTAATGTTTTTTAAACTAGAAAACGGAACTCCTTTTTGCAATAATTCTACAATTTCTCGCAAAGGCTGCTCTCCCATTCCATACACCAACATGTCTGCTTTAGAAGTCTCTAAAATACCAGGCAATAACTTGTCAGACCAATAATCATAATGCGTTACACGTCTTAAAGAAGCTTCAATACCACCAATTAAAACAGGTACATCCGGAAACTTATCCTTTAAAATCTTAGAATAAACAGACGTTGCATAATCTGGTCTAAACCCTTTATCACCATTTGGCGTATACGCATCTTTGTCTCTACTTCGCTTACTAGCCGTGTAATTAGAAACCATAGGATCCATACAACCACCTGTAACTCCAAAAAATAAACGAGGCCTTCCTAGTTTTTCAAAATCTTGTAAATTATCGTTTACACTTGGTTGCGGCACAATAGCCACTCGCAAGCCATAACTTTCTAAAATACGACCGATTACTGCAGGTCCAAATGATGGATGATCCACATAAGCGTCTCCACTAAATAAAATAACGTCTAGTTCATCCCAACCACGAATTTTCACTTCCTTGTTTGTAGTTGGTAACCAATCTGTTAACTGATGTCTTTTAGGTTCTTGCATAGTTTGCAAA
Protein-coding regions in this window:
- the glpQ gene encoding glycerophosphodiester phosphodiesterase yields the protein MNSISLFLIGLLLISCNPSKKNTNMNSKIVIAHRGASGYLPEHTMEAKAMAYAMNPHFIEQDLVLSKDNVPIVIHDIYLDDVTNVALMFPDRKRKDNRFYVIDFTFNELQTLKVTERFNPETGKQFYPNRYPKGKGNFKLHSFKEEIELIQGLNKSTGKNIGIYPEIKDPAFHKKEGRKITEIVLEILADYGYKTKKDNCVLQCFDAAELERIRKELKSDLFLVQLIEFEEETKQLAHFASYADGIGPWYKQILDKKVGEKWQFTTLVSDAHKLGLKVHPYTFRADSLDEFTTFEEMMETLLIEADIDGAFTDFPDLIVNFFKRK
- a CDS encoding YgiQ family radical SAM protein gives rise to the protein MQEPKRHQLTDWLPTTNKEVKIRGWDELDVILFSGDAYVDHPSFGPAVIGRILESYGLRVAIVPQPSVNDNLQDFEKLGRPRLFFGVTGGCMDPMVSNYTASKRSRDKDAYTPNGDKGFRPDYATSVYSKILKDKFPDVPVLIGGIEASLRRVTHYDYWSDKLLPGILETSKADMLVYGMGEQPLREIVELLQKGVPFSSLKNIKQTAIYVNEKVEKLPVVNGWEDVTINSHEACLKDKKTFASNFKVIEQESNKLKARRVLQKVGENTLVINPPYPTMTEKEIDGSFDLPYTRLPHPKYDKRGPIPAFEMIKFSINIHRGCFGGCSFCTISAHQGKFIASRSQESVLREIDKVANMPDFKGYLSDIGGPSANMYQMKGKVQSICDKCVAPSCISPVICSNLDTSHKPLTELYQAVDKHPKIKKSFIGSGIRHDMLVPEFNKNADPKELDAYTEEVMTKHVSGRLKVAPEHTSDPVLKLMRKPSFKYFHMFKERFDKINIKKKLNLQLIPYFISSHPASEVEDMANLAAETKDMGFQLEQVQGFTPTPMTVATVIYYSGYHPYTLKPTKTPKTKKERDDQHKFFFWYKKENKDWIKNTLNKVGRQDLLQKLLPENNSWKKNKSAKEVKNTFDDAVPVPFNKRKKKATRTTSSKKRRR